From Carnobacterium mobile DSM 4848, one genomic window encodes:
- a CDS encoding membrane protein, with protein MKKIKDERLILKNLKNIRSAYIIQTLGIFCILGYDWITRGSEAMFESPLWFVFIVSTTALTLFSMDISVAHESPKKSPKRSLGISIVIIALISIAVGIFVPFSSKSDSINGLIVGGVLFIVVFIPYIYLYYLRTKQQD; from the coding sequence ATGAAAAAAATTAAAGATGAACGTTTAATTTTAAAAAATCTTAAGAATATCAGGAGTGCATATATTATTCAAACATTGGGTATCTTTTGTATCTTAGGCTATGACTGGATTACTAGAGGATCAGAAGCAATGTTTGAAAGCCCGTTATGGTTTGTTTTTATCGTTTCAACTACTGCATTAACATTATTCTCTATGGATATTAGTGTAGCTCATGAATCTCCTAAGAAATCTCCAAAAAGAAGTCTCGGTATCTCTATCGTTATTATTGCACTTATTTCTATTGCAGTTGGAATTTTTGTGCCGTTTTCTAGTAAATCTGATTCAATAAACGGATTAATTGTAGGAGGAGTATTATTTATTGTTGTTTTTATACCATATATTTATCTTTATTACCTACGTACCAAACAGCAAGATTAA
- a CDS encoding helix-turn-helix domain-containing protein, protein MEISHGNKKRRTELNITQEELAERLNVTRAAVFKLGK, encoded by the coding sequence ATGGAAATCAGTCATGGAAATAAAAAAAGAAGAACAGAATTGAATATTACTCAGGAAGAACTTGCTGAACGATTAAATGTGACAAGGGCCGCTGTCTTCAAATTGGGAAAGTAG
- a CDS encoding replication initiation protein, producing the protein MSNEVVKYHNDLNTVPMRNWTSEEMNFFFAIIAKLRDVSTREIQFDKQGLTELSNYSLTHNKRFEETMENLVKKISQIHYIERTSNSLELMNLFSRFRVDWSNDLSDMTATVKVTEEFEYVVNRLNVEFTSYELEEFTLIRSTYAKTVYRLLKQWRTIGKREFSLDELKRLLDTPDYYLPSHIDKNILKPVMRELPQFFPGLKIKKVKDNTRGNPVKSYIFTWKSEKSEKWIDGKYDKKSMSSGKVVRKEKLPEWAKEDYIQPKETMLSKEKQDELNERLARIRSN; encoded by the coding sequence ATGTCGAATGAAGTTGTTAAATATCATAATGATCTGAATACGGTTCCTATGCGGAATTGGACGAGTGAGGAAATGAACTTTTTCTTTGCTATCATTGCTAAATTACGTGATGTTAGCACACGAGAAATACAGTTTGACAAGCAGGGGCTTACTGAACTATCCAACTATTCTCTTACTCATAACAAACGGTTTGAGGAAACAATGGAAAATTTGGTTAAAAAAATTAGCCAAATTCACTATATTGAGCGTACTTCCAATTCCTTGGAGTTGATGAATCTGTTTAGTCGGTTTCGTGTGGACTGGAGTAACGATTTAAGTGATATGACTGCTACAGTGAAAGTGACAGAAGAGTTTGAGTATGTGGTAAACCGTTTGAATGTTGAGTTTACCTCTTATGAACTTGAAGAATTTACCTTGATCCGTTCTACATACGCCAAAACCGTCTATCGTTTATTGAAACAATGGCGGACAATTGGTAAGAGAGAGTTTTCCCTCGATGAACTTAAACGTTTGTTAGATACACCTGACTATTACCTTCCTAGTCACATTGACAAAAACATATTAAAACCTGTAATGCGTGAGTTGCCACAGTTTTTCCCTGGTTTAAAAATAAAAAAAGTGAAAGACAATACTCGTGGAAATCCCGTCAAAAGTTACATTTTTACATGGAAATCCGAAAAATCCGAAAAATGGATTGACGGAAAATACGACAAGAAATCTATGAGTTCAGGCAAAGTTGTTCGTAAGGAAAAATTACCTGAGTGGGCAAAAGAAGACTATATCCAACCTAAGGAAACCATGCTCTCCAAAGAAAAACAGGACGAATTGAACGAGCGGTTAGCCCGCATACGGTCTAATTAA
- a CDS encoding helix-turn-helix transcriptional regulator, translated as MDNRIKIARVQVSLTQQQLAEKVDVTRQTISLIEKGKYNPSLKLCLNICHAVNKTLDELFWKERD; from the coding sequence GTGGATAATAGAATAAAAATTGCACGTGTCCAAGTTAGTTTAACGCAGCAACAATTAGCTGAAAAAGTGGATGTCACTCGTCAAACCATTAGTTTAATTGAAAAAGGCAAATATAATCCCTCTCTAAAACTATGTCTTAATATATGCCACGCCGTTAATAAAACACTAGACGAACTATTCTGGAAGGAAAGGGACTGA